From Chitinophagaceae bacterium, a single genomic window includes:
- a CDS encoding class I SAM-dependent methyltransferase produces the protein MNKSILSNLLRKTGLLHLADKTKFFLEKVKNKKINNQFKEEHPHIKLPPDYLIYESFQMNYRKYYTGGKATANWLTEIIRKHTDLEEKTILDWGCGPGRIIRHLPQLTKNCKLYGTDYNQKTIDWCKRNLGGIHFNLNSLEAKLPYSDEQFDIVYGISIFTHLSEKMHNEWFDELYRTTKKGGIMLFTLQGDNFKGKLSGAELEQYENNKLVIRGGVKEGHRIFSAFHPKEYVKNLFKKAEILEHIEPKPINRLDTPQDIWIIRKTA, from the coding sequence ATGAATAAAAGTATACTATCAAATTTACTTAGAAAAACCGGCTTGCTCCATCTTGCCGATAAAACGAAGTTTTTCCTTGAAAAAGTGAAAAACAAAAAGATTAATAATCAATTTAAAGAAGAACATCCGCATATAAAACTACCTCCCGATTACTTAATTTACGAATCCTTTCAAATGAACTACCGGAAATATTATACCGGTGGAAAAGCTACCGCCAATTGGTTGACAGAGATAATTAGAAAACATACTGATCTGGAAGAAAAAACTATATTAGATTGGGGTTGCGGACCCGGAAGAATTATCAGGCATCTGCCTCAACTGACCAAAAATTGTAAACTTTACGGTACTGATTATAATCAAAAAACTATTGATTGGTGTAAAAGAAATTTGGGAGGTATTCATTTTAACTTAAACAGCTTAGAAGCTAAACTACCCTATTCAGATGAACAGTTTGATATAGTTTACGGTATCTCGATTTTTACTCATCTCTCTGAAAAAATGCATAATGAGTGGTTTGATGAGTTATACAGGACGACTAAAAAAGGAGGTATTATGTTATTTACGCTGCAGGGAGATAACTTTAAAGGAAAGCTTAGCGGGGCAGAATTAGAACAATATGAGAATAATAAATTAGTGATTAGAGGTGGAGTAAAAGAAGGGCATCGAATTTTTTCTGCTTTTCACCCAAAAGAATACGTAAAAAATTTATTTAAAAAAGCAGAAATTCTGGAACATATAGAACCTAAACCTATAAACAGACTGGACACGCCTCAGGATATATGGATAATTCGAAAAACTGCTTAA
- a CDS encoding PKD domain-containing protein: MKKLNVLLLVFVTIAFWGCRTSPNACFTATETTVNPGESITFTSCSDDAESYRWDMGDGTEATGSTVEHSYSAPGTYLVELAAIHKNERMLDRTSKLITVNDTTEGPLYITNIRVLDFPETKPDGSDWDTPPAPGVPCPDGCPWPDVFVRMTISQTGWTFNTSTFDDVNPGVDLPISWDLSHLTILLDNRNWNVQMRDNEALGSELMNEWVFNPYELKGNGLIRLEEGDFIVEIEYEERK, encoded by the coding sequence ATGAAAAAATTAAACGTATTATTATTGGTTTTTGTAACCATCGCTTTCTGGGGATGTCGTACATCTCCAAACGCATGCTTTACAGCAACTGAAACTACCGTAAATCCCGGAGAAAGTATCACTTTTACAAGTTGTTCTGATGATGCCGAAAGCTATCGTTGGGATATGGGAGACGGAACAGAAGCTACCGGCTCTACCGTAGAACATTCTTACAGTGCTCCCGGCACTTACCTGGTTGAACTGGCTGCTATACATAAAAATGAAAGAATGCTTGACAGAACATCTAAACTGATTACTGTAAACGATACAACTGAAGGGCCTCTTTACATTACTAATATCAGAGTTTTAGATTTCCCGGAAACTAAACCGGATGGTTCTGATTGGGATACTCCTCCTGCTCCGGGCGTACCTTGTCCTGATGGTTGCCCTTGGCCGGATGTTTTTGTTCGTATGACTATATCTCAAACAGGATGGACTTTTAATACGTCAACATTTGATGATGTAAATCCGGGTGTTGATTTACCAATCAGCTGGGATTTAAGCCACCTTACAATTCTTTTAGATAACAGAAACTGGAATGTCCAAATGAGAGATAATGAAGCTCTTGGCAGTGAACTAATGAACGAATGGGTATTTAATCCATACGAGCTAAAAGGAAATGGTTTAATCAGATTAGAAGAAGGAGATTTTATAGTAGAAATTGAGTACGAGGAAAGAAAATAA